In Thermococcus thioreducens, a genomic segment contains:
- the hypD gene encoding hydrogenase formation protein HypD produces the protein MLEKFKDRELAQRIVRQIHEEAKGLDELRFMHVCGTHEDTVTRSGIRSLLPDNIKIVSGPGCPVCITPVEDIVKMQEIMRQAYAEGDRIILTTFGDMYKIPTPRGSFADLRSEGYDVRVVYSIFDAYKIAKENPDRTVVHFSPGFETTTAPAAGMLNAVAEEGLENFKIYSVHRLTPPAVEVLVKQGTRFHGLIDPGHVSTIIGVRGWEYITTDYGIPQVIAGFEPVDMLLAILLLVRMVKNGEVKILNEYTRVVKYEGNVVAQKLIDKFFEVKDARWRALGVMPKSGLELRKEWKDLEIRTYYDPEVPKLPDLEKGCICGAILRGLALPPQCPHFGKTCTPRSPIGPCMVSYEGTCSIFYKYGALF, from the coding sequence ATGCTGGAGAAGTTCAAGGACAGGGAGCTCGCCCAGAGGATAGTCAGGCAGATACACGAAGAGGCAAAGGGCCTCGACGAGCTCCGCTTCATGCACGTCTGCGGGACCCACGAAGACACGGTGACCCGCTCCGGAATCCGCTCCCTCTTGCCGGACAACATCAAGATAGTCAGCGGCCCGGGCTGTCCCGTCTGTATAACCCCTGTCGAGGACATAGTGAAGATGCAGGAGATAATGAGGCAGGCCTACGCCGAGGGGGACAGGATAATCCTCACCACCTTTGGGGACATGTATAAGATCCCGACCCCGAGGGGTAGCTTCGCTGACTTAAGGAGCGAGGGCTACGATGTCAGGGTCGTCTATTCGATCTTCGATGCATACAAAATAGCCAAGGAAAACCCCGACAGGACGGTCGTGCACTTCTCACCGGGCTTCGAGACGACCACAGCCCCGGCCGCGGGAATGCTCAACGCCGTTGCCGAGGAAGGGCTGGAAAACTTCAAAATATACTCCGTCCACCGCCTGACTCCCCCGGCCGTTGAGGTGCTTGTAAAGCAGGGGACAAGATTCCACGGCCTCATCGACCCCGGCCACGTCTCCACGATAATCGGCGTAAGGGGCTGGGAGTACATAACGACCGACTACGGCATACCTCAGGTCATAGCCGGCTTCGAGCCGGTTGACATGCTGCTGGCAATACTCCTCCTAGTCAGGATGGTCAAGAACGGTGAGGTCAAGATACTAAACGAGTACACGCGAGTCGTTAAATACGAGGGCAATGTTGTCGCTCAAAAGCTCATAGACAAGTTCTTCGAGGTTAAAGACGCCAGGTGGCGCGCACTCGGCGTCATGCCCAAGAGCGGCCTTGAGCTGAGGAAGGAGTGGAAAGACCTGGAGATAAGGACGTACTACGACCCGGAGGTCCCAAAGCTGCCCGACCTCGAAAAGGGCTGCATCTGCGGTGCGATACTTCGCGGTCTGGCTCTGCCCCCGCAGTGCCCGCACTTCGGCAAGACATGCACGCCGAGGAGTCCAATAGGACCATGTATGGTCTCTTACGAAGGAACCTGCAGCATTTTCTACAAGTACGGGGCTTTATTCTAA
- a CDS encoding HypC/HybG/HupF family hydrogenase formation chaperone, with translation MCLAVPAKVLEIKGNVAIVDFGGVKREARLDLLPDVEVGDYVIVHTGFAIEKLDEERAREILEAWDEVFRITRGEELPGGN, from the coding sequence ATGTGCTTGGCTGTTCCGGCGAAGGTACTTGAAATAAAGGGAAACGTCGCGATAGTCGATTTCGGCGGCGTTAAGAGAGAAGCACGCCTTGACCTGCTCCCTGACGTTGAAGTTGGCGATTACGTCATAGTGCACACGGGATTCGCGATAGAAAAGCTGGACGAGGAAAGGGCGAGGGAGATACTCGAAGCGTGGGACGAGGTCTTTAGGATAACCAGGGGTGAGGAGCTCCCGGGAGGGAACTAA
- the mobA gene encoding molybdenum cofactor guanylyltransferase MobA, which yields MLGILLAGGKSRRFERDKLLFRVDGKPLIQYAFERLESASLIDKIVVVASPENARALEELGYRVVVDRMLLGPISGVYTALGLGDAFIVAGDMPLIVPEFVDYIIARFERSGGRVCVPRWENGYLEPLHAVYPAEFRSVLEQRIGNGDYALNRAIRSTDACYIGLESVPEEWLLGLFNVNRKEDLKKLSRTLF from the coding sequence ATGCTGGGCATCCTTCTGGCTGGGGGCAAAAGCCGGCGTTTTGAAAGAGATAAACTACTTTTCAGAGTAGATGGAAAGCCGCTCATCCAGTATGCCTTTGAAAGGCTTGAATCCGCTTCGCTTATAGATAAGATCGTTGTAGTGGCCTCCCCCGAAAACGCCCGTGCGCTGGAGGAGCTGGGCTACCGGGTGGTGGTTGACAGGATGCTCCTGGGCCCGATAAGCGGCGTCTACACGGCGCTGGGGCTGGGAGATGCCTTTATAGTCGCCGGCGACATGCCCCTAATAGTTCCCGAATTCGTTGATTACATAATCGCCCGGTTCGAGAGGAGCGGGGGAAGAGTATGCGTCCCGAGGTGGGAAAACGGCTACCTTGAACCGCTCCATGCGGTATATCCTGCTGAATTCAGATCAGTGCTCGAACAAAGGATTGGGAACGGCGACTACGCCCTGAACAGGGCCATCCGGTCTACGGACGCCTGCTACATCGGCCTTGAGTCCGTTCCGGAGGAGTGGCTTCTCGGCCTCTTCAACGTCAACAGGAAGGAAGACCTGAAAAAGCTCAGCCGTACTCTCTTTTGA
- a CDS encoding hydrogenase 3 maturation endopeptidase HyCI, which produces MELSDLLKNAERVVICGIGNDVRGDDAFGVIVAERLKELVKNPNVLILNCGEVPESYTGKIVEFKPDLVVFVDAVDFGGEHGELVIADPEGTLGDAVSTHSLPLRVLVGYLKSRTNAKFLLIGCQPKVLGLFQAPSEVIIEKAEALAGSLAELLNGM; this is translated from the coding sequence ATGGAACTCTCCGACCTCCTAAAAAACGCCGAAAGGGTGGTAATCTGCGGCATAGGGAACGACGTTAGGGGCGACGATGCCTTCGGAGTAATCGTCGCAGAGAGGCTGAAAGAGCTCGTAAAAAATCCGAACGTTCTCATCCTGAACTGCGGAGAGGTTCCGGAAAGCTACACCGGAAAGATAGTTGAGTTCAAACCCGACCTCGTGGTCTTTGTGGATGCCGTTGACTTCGGCGGTGAGCACGGGGAGCTCGTTATAGCCGACCCGGAGGGGACGCTGGGGGATGCCGTCTCAACGCACAGCCTGCCGCTGAGGGTGCTCGTGGGATACCTGAAGTCCAGAACCAACGCGAAGTTCCTCCTCATAGGCTGTCAGCCAAAGGTTCTGGGCCTTTTCCAGGCGCCGAGCGAGGTAATCATTGAAAAGGCGGAGGCCCTGGCGGGGTCTCTGGCAGAGCTCCTCAACGGGATGTGA
- a CDS encoding Mrp/NBP35 family ATP-binding protein — translation MISIDPRVKGIEGRLEKVKRIIPVVSGKGGVGKSLVSTTLALVLAEKGYKVGLLDLDFHGASDHVILGFEPKEFPEEEYGVIPPTVHGIKFMSIVYYSEDKPTPMRGMEISDALIELLAITRWDELDYLIIDMPPGLGDQFLDVLRFLKRGEFLVVATPSKLSINVVEKLLTLLREREHRILGIIENLKLDEEKDIEELAKRFDVPYLTGIPLYRDLEGKIGKPDGLLRTEFADRIREIAQKI, via the coding sequence ATGATAAGCATAGACCCGCGCGTCAAGGGCATAGAGGGCAGGCTTGAGAAGGTGAAGCGCATAATCCCCGTCGTCAGCGGGAAGGGCGGTGTAGGAAAGTCCCTTGTCTCCACCACACTGGCCCTCGTTCTGGCGGAGAAGGGTTACAAGGTTGGACTGCTTGACCTCGACTTCCACGGCGCGAGCGACCACGTGATTCTCGGCTTCGAGCCAAAGGAGTTCCCCGAGGAGGAGTACGGTGTAATCCCGCCGACGGTTCACGGAATAAAGTTCATGAGCATCGTCTACTACTCCGAGGACAAACCCACACCCATGAGGGGCATGGAGATAAGCGATGCCCTCATCGAGCTCCTCGCCATAACGCGCTGGGACGAGCTGGACTACCTCATCATAGACATGCCCCCCGGCCTCGGCGACCAGTTCCTCGACGTGCTGAGGTTCCTCAAGAGGGGCGAGTTCCTCGTCGTTGCAACGCCGTCGAAGCTGTCAATCAACGTCGTTGAAAAGCTTCTGACCCTTCTCAGGGAGAGGGAACACAGAATCCTCGGAATCATCGAGAACCTCAAGCTGGACGAGGAGAAGGACATAGAGGAGCTGGCTAAGAGGTTTGACGTGCCATATCTGACCGGCATACCGCTGTACAGAGACTTGGAAGGGAAGATAGGAAAGCCGGACGGGCTGCTGAGGACGGAGTTCGCGGACAGGATAAGGGAGATTGCCCAGAAGATCTGA
- the hypA gene encoding hydrogenase nickel incorporation protein HypA produces the protein MHEWALADGIVRTALDYAQKEGATKLLAVRVVLGELQDVNAEIVEFAMKELLKGTIGEGAEIEFVEEEALFKCRDCGHEWKLKEVKESFDERIKEDIHFIPEVVHAFLACPKCGSRDFEVLQGRGVYISGIKIEKEGEA, from the coding sequence ATGCACGAGTGGGCACTGGCAGATGGTATAGTTAGAACCGCCCTCGATTACGCCCAGAAGGAAGGGGCAACAAAGCTCCTCGCAGTAAGGGTCGTCCTCGGAGAGCTCCAAGATGTGAACGCAGAGATAGTCGAGTTCGCAATGAAGGAGCTCCTAAAGGGGACGATAGGAGAGGGAGCGGAGATAGAGTTCGTCGAGGAGGAAGCCCTTTTTAAGTGCCGTGACTGCGGTCACGAGTGGAAGCTGAAGGAGGTCAAAGAAAGCTTCGATGAGCGCATAAAGGAGGACATACACTTCATCCCCGAGGTAGTACACGCGTTTCTAGCCTGTCCGAAGTGCGGGAGCAGGGACTTTGAGGTTCTCCAGGGGAGGGGAGTCTACATAAGCGGCATAAAGATCGAGAAGGAGGGAGAGGCATGA
- a CDS encoding tetratricopeptide repeat protein has product MEEILKAIEEKDCKKVATLLYHRVDELGDEELKEVLEKAEKLALECGDFELYKLTVYYFHELLGIDKLSEFEKMAEEKDTFEVKFELADLYYLIGELEKSLDLYRALLEEETEKGNKENIAKIYYAMALIHEELQEYEKAIGLMEKAEEIYRELENEDEVLRIAIHKAYVLFESGETYEAKAMLAGLLPRVLDKSDLLVEIHLSFEEIFEEDENYDAALQECLYALIHARGSDYEDIAFGSLMDVLWQLFLEDDFETVYLHMDMFAKAMPELADFFEAVKAIALYKDGKIEAEEAGKAIEKVKDPRLLDLLEFLGEAEM; this is encoded by the coding sequence ATGGAAGAGATTCTGAAGGCAATCGAGGAAAAAGACTGCAAAAAGGTTGCAACCCTTCTGTACCACAGGGTTGACGAGCTGGGCGACGAGGAGCTTAAAGAGGTCCTCGAAAAGGCCGAAAAGCTCGCCCTGGAGTGCGGTGATTTCGAACTGTACAAGCTCACCGTTTACTACTTCCACGAGCTTCTGGGCATAGACAAGCTGAGCGAGTTTGAAAAGATGGCCGAGGAGAAGGACACCTTTGAGGTAAAGTTTGAGCTGGCCGACCTCTACTACCTGATAGGAGAGCTTGAAAAGAGCCTCGACCTTTACAGGGCACTGCTTGAAGAGGAGACCGAGAAGGGGAACAAGGAGAACATAGCGAAAATCTACTACGCCATGGCGCTCATCCACGAGGAACTCCAGGAGTACGAAAAGGCCATAGGGCTCATGGAAAAGGCGGAGGAGATATACCGCGAGCTCGAAAACGAGGACGAGGTTCTGAGGATAGCCATCCACAAGGCGTACGTTCTCTTCGAATCCGGGGAAACCTACGAGGCAAAGGCAATGCTCGCCGGTCTTCTACCAAGGGTCTTAGACAAGAGCGACCTCCTCGTTGAGATACACCTCAGCTTCGAGGAGATATTTGAGGAGGACGAGAACTACGATGCCGCTTTGCAGGAGTGTCTCTACGCACTGATTCATGCCAGAGGAAGCGACTACGAGGATATCGCCTTCGGTTCGCTGATGGACGTCCTCTGGCAGCTGTTCCTTGAGGACGACTTCGAGACGGTTTACCTGCACATGGATATGTTCGCCAAAGCAATGCCGGAGCTGGCGGACTTCTTCGAGGCCGTGAAGGCGATAGCCCTCTACAAGGACGGCAAGATCGAGGCGGAAGAGGCAGGAAAAGCCATAGAAAAGGTCAAGGACCCGCGCCTGCTAGACCTTCTTGAGTTCCTCGGAGAGGCCGAGATGTGA
- a CDS encoding PKD domain-containing protein → MVIANEEIIIGDRGDYIWGYENETGGYVMQFPTGYEKWDELIACDVNGDGKAEIIQGDRSTDKVYYYDMYGNELFKWDFGFEEGDDLACIRLGFEGREPFYKILFADRNDFIYLGYGSSFSLHSESMGNLDFEYGDSIVAADIDDEATSQEFILADHDKNKMWIYDFPMPNSPPGLVGSLDLEDYFDLTPRDEVSAGDVNLDGREEIVIATQDNDNGGAKRGIHIFSIEYRNGMYSLNELSYFAIPFKKGGRMVVGDVNADGVDEIVWASQDGRVRVYNMAGDLLNGPNGLKTEFTYGAGLAVGDINGDSIAVGPPNRGTLHVVDTVLAVINAPPVDFDVINETGIFYSEFINKQTQTSIASVKATHDVKLTAELKYKEGIGRLVSTEFNIKTSLGYKLQKETGQSYETTITYRMLSDMADGALYVSTDYDVYEFPIISPPELAVINGKQQYILVTIPKGPPNVHFVNYDSNLHEIGDINTYPTRITELRNYDASNVLGVFTIEAGKVGSSYEQYMKQLNWKKNTNTFSLGISIGVKASLGSGVIAGFEGSFRGDYGYEKVSTHEVKFSDETSVLVAYDGRIEDSEKWYNVTGVIYTDSEDGHLVLDFYVPSKGSYYENRENSPIIIDLGLFKINYNAFKALNKPPECSIEVTPDSGKMPLKTDFLLHLTDPENGSLRWEMDFGDGFRSEGNATRITRVYPEEGTYQATLRVYDPWGANATCRVTINVQHNEKPMALFSYSPAELKVGEEVRFIDSSTDPDGEVAGWNWNFGDGSTSTERNPRHTYSQPGKYTVLLTVEDESGLKNAYSKEITVEPRNYLPTADFTFLPREPKAGEEVSFADKSHDRDGEVVSWSWDFGDGGTSSEAEPVHAFEKAGNYTVTLTVTDDAGGEDVKRLTIEVSTKPTSSPTETTSTEAPTTTQRQTPSETSETSESNSPSPTAQPTTTSASPEPSQTEAGGTCGPGLIAVLAILVALWRRR, encoded by the coding sequence ATGGTGATAGCGAACGAAGAGATCATCATAGGTGATAGGGGAGACTACATCTGGGGCTACGAGAATGAAACTGGCGGCTACGTAATGCAGTTCCCCACCGGCTATGAGAAGTGGGACGAGCTGATTGCCTGCGATGTCAACGGCGACGGAAAGGCGGAGATAATCCAGGGCGACAGGAGCACGGATAAGGTGTACTACTACGACATGTATGGAAACGAGCTTTTCAAATGGGACTTCGGTTTTGAAGAAGGCGATGATCTGGCCTGCATAAGACTGGGTTTTGAAGGGAGAGAACCCTTCTACAAAATACTCTTTGCAGACAGAAACGATTTCATTTACCTTGGTTACGGTAGTAGTTTTTCACTCCATTCAGAGAGCATGGGAAATCTTGATTTTGAATACGGAGACAGTATCGTGGCGGCGGATATCGACGACGAAGCGACGAGTCAGGAGTTCATACTCGCGGACCACGACAAAAACAAGATGTGGATATATGATTTCCCAATGCCAAATTCACCGCCGGGTCTTGTTGGTTCCCTTGATCTGGAGGACTACTTTGACCTCACCCCAAGGGACGAAGTAAGTGCGGGGGATGTAAACCTGGACGGGAGGGAGGAGATAGTTATTGCCACACAGGACAACGACAACGGAGGTGCGAAGAGGGGAATCCACATTTTCAGCATTGAGTACCGCAACGGGATGTACAGTCTCAATGAGCTGAGCTATTTTGCGATTCCTTTTAAAAAGGGTGGCAGGATGGTGGTGGGAGACGTCAACGCCGATGGTGTTGACGAGATAGTCTGGGCCTCCCAGGACGGAAGGGTAAGGGTCTATAACATGGCCGGCGACCTGTTGAACGGCCCGAACGGCCTCAAGACTGAGTTCACATACGGTGCTGGTCTGGCCGTCGGAGATATAAACGGGGACTCAATCGCCGTTGGGCCTCCAAACAGAGGAACCCTCCATGTGGTGGACACGGTCTTGGCGGTTATCAACGCCCCACCGGTTGACTTCGACGTCATAAACGAAACGGGTATTTTCTATTCGGAGTTCATCAACAAACAGACTCAGACGTCAATAGCCTCTGTTAAGGCCACCCACGATGTTAAGCTGACGGCAGAGCTAAAGTACAAGGAGGGAATTGGTAGGCTTGTTTCAACGGAGTTCAACATAAAAACCTCACTTGGGTATAAGCTACAGAAGGAGACAGGTCAGTCCTATGAGACGACCATAACTTACAGGATGCTCTCCGATATGGCCGACGGTGCCCTCTACGTGAGCACTGACTATGATGTGTACGAGTTCCCGATAATATCTCCCCCTGAACTGGCGGTCATAAACGGAAAGCAGCAGTACATCCTGGTTACAATCCCCAAGGGGCCACCCAACGTTCACTTCGTGAACTACGACTCGAACCTTCATGAAATAGGGGACATCAACACGTATCCAACGAGAATAACTGAGCTCAGGAACTACGATGCCTCCAACGTCCTTGGAGTATTCACAATTGAGGCCGGAAAGGTGGGGAGCTCGTATGAGCAGTACATGAAACAGCTCAACTGGAAGAAGAACACAAACACCTTCAGCCTCGGGATTTCCATAGGCGTGAAAGCATCACTTGGCAGCGGGGTTATAGCTGGTTTTGAAGGGTCTTTCAGAGGGGATTACGGCTACGAAAAGGTCAGCACCCACGAGGTCAAGTTCTCGGATGAGACCAGTGTTTTGGTGGCATATGATGGCCGCATCGAGGATTCAGAGAAGTGGTATAATGTCACCGGCGTAATCTACACGGACAGCGAGGACGGGCATCTGGTGCTCGACTTCTACGTGCCGAGCAAGGGCTCTTACTATGAAAACAGGGAGAACAGCCCAATAATCATTGACCTCGGTCTTTTCAAGATAAACTACAATGCATTTAAGGCCCTCAACAAGCCCCCGGAGTGCTCGATTGAGGTGACCCCGGATTCAGGGAAGATGCCCCTCAAAACTGACTTCTTGCTCCATCTAACCGACCCCGAAAACGGAAGCTTAAGATGGGAGATGGACTTCGGCGATGGCTTTAGGAGCGAAGGCAATGCCACCAGGATAACTCGTGTCTATCCAGAAGAGGGAACCTACCAGGCAACGCTGAGGGTTTACGATCCGTGGGGGGCCAACGCGACATGCCGTGTAACGATAAATGTCCAACACAACGAAAAGCCCATGGCGCTTTTCAGCTACTCGCCAGCGGAGCTGAAGGTCGGTGAAGAGGTAAGATTCATAGACAGCTCCACTGACCCTGATGGAGAAGTTGCAGGCTGGAACTGGAACTTCGGAGACGGAAGCACCTCGACCGAGAGGAACCCCAGGCATACCTATTCTCAGCCGGGCAAATACACCGTCCTGCTGACGGTCGAGGATGAGAGCGGCCTTAAGAATGCCTACTCCAAGGAGATAACCGTTGAACCAAGGAACTACCTGCCCACCGCGGACTTCACATTCCTACCGAGGGAGCCGAAAGCCGGGGAGGAGGTAAGCTTTGCGGACAAGTCCCACGACAGGGATGGAGAAGTGGTAAGCTGGAGCTGGGACTTTGGAGATGGAGGTACATCAAGCGAGGCCGAGCCTGTTCATGCCTTCGAGAAGGCCGGCAACTACACTGTAACGCTGACGGTAACGGACGACGCAGGAGGGGAGGACGTCAAGAGACTAACCATAGAGGTCTCCACCAAACCTACCTCCTCTCCGACCGAAACAACATCAACCGAAGCCCCAACGACCACCCAAAGACAGACTCCGTCAGAAACATCAGAAACAAGCGAAAGCAACTCCCCCAGTCCGACCGCTCAACCCACAACCACTTCCGCAAGTCCAGAGCCGTCCCAAACTGAGGCTGGGGGTACCTGCGGCCCGGGACTGATAGCGGTTCTGGCGATCCTGGTTGCCCTCTGGAGGAGGCGCTGA
- a CDS encoding ribonuclease Z, producing the protein MLEVIFLGTGGIMPTRERNVPAIALRYNGEIILFDVGEGTMRQMNTAKLSPMKVEKIFITHFHGDHYLGLAALIQTMNLWDREKPLHIYGPKYTFEFVQHFLNSGFFRPGFKIHVHELGETRLKFGDYEIWSFKVEHGIPALGYVFKEKDKRGKFLPEKLAQYGLSEGPILGKLEREGKIEWNGKTIYLEDVTGPRRKGVKVVYTGDTEPTERVRLFAERADLLIHEATYLDPAHRGDSYHSTVEEACEVAKTAKVKLLALFHRAFRYTYDEYLSGASRICREFGVNFIVPRDFDVLTFKSGKFNVRNLPEERG; encoded by the coding sequence ATGCTCGAAGTGATTTTCCTCGGCACGGGCGGCATAATGCCCACCAGGGAGAGAAACGTCCCGGCCATAGCGCTCCGCTACAACGGTGAGATTATACTCTTCGACGTCGGGGAGGGCACTATGAGGCAGATGAACACCGCTAAACTCAGCCCAATGAAGGTGGAAAAGATTTTCATCACCCACTTCCACGGCGACCACTACCTCGGTTTGGCTGCATTGATCCAGACGATGAACCTGTGGGACAGGGAAAAGCCTCTCCACATCTACGGCCCCAAGTACACCTTTGAATTCGTCCAGCACTTCCTCAACAGCGGCTTCTTCAGGCCGGGCTTTAAGATACATGTTCATGAGCTGGGCGAGACGAGGCTGAAGTTCGGTGACTATGAAATCTGGAGCTTCAAGGTCGAACACGGGATTCCGGCCTTAGGCTACGTCTTCAAGGAGAAGGACAAAAGAGGAAAGTTTCTCCCTGAGAAGCTCGCCCAGTATGGTCTGAGCGAGGGGCCGATACTTGGGAAGCTTGAGCGTGAAGGTAAAATCGAGTGGAACGGGAAAACGATTTACCTTGAAGACGTCACCGGGCCGAGGAGGAAGGGCGTTAAGGTGGTCTACACCGGCGACACCGAGCCCACTGAAAGGGTCAGGCTCTTCGCCGAGAGGGCGGACCTTCTAATCCATGAGGCCACCTATCTGGATCCTGCCCATAGGGGCGACAGCTACCACTCAACGGTGGAGGAAGCTTGTGAGGTCGCTAAAACGGCCAAGGTTAAGCTCTTAGCGTTATTCCACAGGGCCTTCCGCTACACCTACGACGAATACCTGAGCGGGGCCTCACGGATATGCCGGGAGTTCGGGGTTAACTTCATAGTTCCGCGGGATTTTGACGTTTTAACCTTTAAATCGGGTAAATTCAACGTGAGAAACCTTCCGGAGGAGAGGGGATGA
- a CDS encoding TraB domain-containing protein has translation MSYLRYVRVIGTMHVSPKSREEVIRTILNERPHAVAIELDRARFLAMNENRRLTLEESLRFGRRGLINYVLAKVEEKLGEEFGMKPGEEMKAAINTAQRLGVPLYLIDEDINLILSKILAAPGREKLLMALEALGIFLPVKSGEMADPMAEYRAMMVQFRRRYPYLYRVLVEERNEVMARNLISIVENLKLRGVKRPKVIAVVGLGHKPGIEHLLDRARGRGFLSPYWTEGVV, from the coding sequence ATGAGCTACCTTCGCTATGTCAGGGTCATAGGCACGATGCATGTTTCGCCGAAGAGCAGGGAGGAGGTAATCAGGACAATACTCAATGAGAGGCCTCATGCTGTTGCTATAGAGCTCGACAGAGCCCGCTTCCTGGCTATGAACGAGAACCGGCGGCTGACTTTGGAGGAATCACTGCGCTTCGGCAGGAGGGGGCTGATAAACTACGTCTTGGCCAAGGTCGAGGAGAAGCTCGGGGAGGAGTTCGGAATGAAGCCCGGCGAGGAGATGAAAGCCGCTATAAACACCGCCCAGAGGCTGGGTGTCCCGCTCTACCTCATAGACGAAGACATAAACCTCATACTCTCGAAGATTCTCGCCGCACCGGGGAGAGAGAAGCTCCTCATGGCTCTGGAGGCGCTTGGAATATTCCTGCCGGTTAAGTCCGGTGAAATGGCCGACCCGATGGCGGAGTACAGGGCCATGATGGTTCAGTTCCGGAGGAGATACCCCTATCTCTACCGCGTCCTGGTTGAGGAGAGGAACGAGGTCATGGCGAGGAATTTGATCTCAATCGTGGAGAACCTTAAGCTCCGCGGGGTTAAGAGGCCGAAGGTCATAGCCGTTGTTGGTCTCGGCCACAAGCCGGGAATTGAGCACCTTCTCGACAGGGCCCGGGGAAGGGGATTCCTCTCGCCCTACTGGACTGAGGGGGTGGTATGA
- a CDS encoding zinc ribbon domain-containing protein, whose translation MERRHLVCPLCGGTDFDVEEGKIDSKWGFTAHKVKIVICRNCGYVMMFYKGRTIWDFD comes from the coding sequence ATGGAAAGGAGGCATCTGGTCTGCCCGCTCTGCGGGGGAACGGACTTTGATGTTGAGGAAGGCAAGATAGACAGCAAATGGGGGTTCACCGCCCACAAGGTGAAGATAGTCATCTGCCGGAACTGCGGCTACGTAATGATGTTCTACAAGGGCAGAACCATCTGGGACTTCGACTGA
- a CDS encoding KH domain-containing protein, with protein sequence MKDRLEKMLNVRILEIEELEDKIVVYVPEDQVRIAVGSGGAAVKAAELVIGKKIEVKGR encoded by the coding sequence ATGAAGGACAGACTCGAAAAGATGCTCAACGTCAGGATTCTTGAAATCGAGGAGCTTGAGGACAAGATAGTCGTTTACGTCCCGGAGGATCAGGTGAGGATAGCCGTTGGGAGCGGCGGCGCGGCCGTTAAGGCGGCAGAGCTCGTAATCGGTAAGAAGATTGAAGTGAAGGGCAGGTGA
- a CDS encoding site-2 protease family protein has protein sequence MNYEPWRTVNKPRSAGRREIEDLLISFLVLTLLFSNFDPYALPYSLIAVLTAFIFHELAHRQVARHYGYRAYYKRWETGILLALLLGLATRLLTGTAWIFAALGAVQVYAPYAVDSREAFGRIALAGPLTNIAVGVVALVLLRTFHPFTTLWWVFRTTATVNLWLAFFNLLPFPPLDGSKVVRWNAGAWAVSIGIAYLLFRLV, from the coding sequence ATGAACTACGAACCCTGGCGCACTGTGAATAAACCCCGGAGTGCCGGAAGGAGGGAGATCGAAGACCTGCTGATTTCTTTTCTAGTCCTCACTCTGCTGTTTTCCAACTTTGATCCATACGCCCTCCCCTACTCCCTCATTGCGGTTCTGACGGCTTTCATCTTCCATGAACTCGCCCACAGACAGGTTGCGCGGCACTACGGTTACAGGGCGTACTACAAACGCTGGGAGACGGGTATACTTCTCGCCCTCCTCCTTGGACTGGCAACCCGGCTCCTTACAGGAACGGCGTGGATATTCGCCGCCCTCGGTGCCGTCCAGGTCTATGCCCCCTACGCCGTTGATTCCAGGGAGGCGTTTGGAAGGATAGCCCTCGCCGGCCCACTGACCAATATAGCCGTTGGTGTAGTTGCGCTGGTTCTTTTGAGAACCTTTCACCCGTTTACTACCCTCTGGTGGGTTTTTAGGACGACTGCAACCGTCAACCTGTGGCTGGCGTTCTTCAACCTGCTTCCGTTCCCACCGCTGGACGGCTCGAAGGTCGTCCGCTGGAACGCTGGAGCCTGGGCCGTATCCATCGGCATCGCATACCTCCTCTTCAGACTGGTGTAA